In Sphaeramia orbicularis chromosome 10, fSphaOr1.1, whole genome shotgun sequence, the following proteins share a genomic window:
- the nudcd2 gene encoding nudC domain-containing protein 2 has translation MSVHFEERSGVVPCKTPWGSWYQTMEEVFVEVEVPHGTSAKEVKCQLGSKNIELHVKGKEIFKGKLFGTTVSDEATWTLEDKCLIQIVLMKANREAGNCWSSLLEGEYCANAWVQDQMQRKLTLERFQRENPGFDFSGAEISGNFAGGGPDFSSLQK, from the exons ATGTCAGTTCACTTTGAAGAGAGGAGCGGAGTCGTCCCCTGCAAAACCCCATGGGGGTCCTGGTACCAGACCATGGAGGAGGTCTTTGTCGAAGTCGAGGTTCCTCACGGGACGTCAGCCAAGGAGGTGAAGTGCCAGTTAGGATCCAAGAACATAGAGCTACACGTCAAAGGAAAGGAAATATTCAAG GGAAAGCTGTTTGGCACTACTGTGTCTGATGAGGCTACGTGGACACTAG AGGATAAATGTCTTATCCAGATTGTCCTGATGAAGGCCAACAGAGAGGCAGGGAATTGCTGGTCCTCTCTGTTGGAGGGGGAGTACTGTGCAAATGCCTGGGTCCAGGACCAGATGCAGAGGAAGCTCACATTAGAAAGGTTCCAGCGAGAG AATCCTGGATTTGACTTCAGTGGTGCAGAGATTTCTGGGAATTTTGCAGGAGGTGGTCCAGATTTTTCCAGTCTGCAGAAATGA
- the gdf9 gene encoding growth/differentiatio, producing MEKYMLVSTVLPYFRTVVLLLVVICSCPGVGPTPAASGAVHTPEDFSRRSFGSIFSPLLKALEEHGGSRWNPGMRRKMKPEHRYIKYLTEVFKKSRLQSSLDGTETYNTVRLMKPQDECLAQSNKESFTQGVSYSLDQIRKKEELLKSTLLYSFDPDDAASFNSVCFLSIKEQEHSNQCQLCPEVHLAVNFTANVDQWNGRNWVEVDMTRFLMPLLKFQKNKIHLFINVTCPEEQIVRADGHRGTMEFTLRSPPLLLYLSDTGKIVHQKLLSSTKADQKPTTAADKPHKQVIFKAKHRTGHKSRWKRESPKSKRGDKSLDSHLPELLSSSEFPTTDCALYDFRVRFSQLKLDHWIVFPPKYNPRYCKGICPRTMGFIYGSPVHTMVQNIIYEKLDSSVPRPSCIPSHYSPLSVMIFEEDGSYVYKEFEDMVATRCTCR from the exons ATGGAGAAGTACATGCTGGTGTCAACTGTCCTTCCTTATTTTCGGACGGTTGTCTTGCTGCTGGTGGTGATCTGCAGTTGCCCGGGGGTCGGGCCCACTCCGGCCGCCTCCGGGGCCGTGCACACTCCGGAAGACTTCAGTCGGCGTTCGTTTGGAAGCATCTTCTCCCCACTGCTCAAAGCCTTGGAGGAGCACGGAGGGTCGAGGTGGAACCCAGGCATGAGGAGAAAGATGAAACCCGAGCACAGGTACATCAAATACCTGACGGAGGTCTTCAAGAAATCCAGACTGCAGAGTAGTTTGGACGGGACGGAAACCTACAACACAGTCCGACTGATGAAGCCCCAAGACGAATGTCtggcccaaagtaacaaag AGAGTTTTACGCAGGGTGTCTCCTACAGCCTGGATCAAATTCGGAAAAAAGAGGAGCTTCTGAAATCAAccctactgtacagttttgaccCTGACGATGCTGCATCTTTCAACTCTGTGTGCTTCCTCAGCATCAAGGAGCAGGAACACTCAAACCAGTGTCAGCTGTGTCCTGAGGTCCACCTGGCTGTGAACTTCACAGCCAACGTAGACCAATGGAACGGAAGAAACTGGGTGGAGGTGGACATGACGCGATTTCTAATGCCTCTCCTAAAATTTCAGAAGAACAAAATACACCTGTTCATCAATGTCACCTGCCCAGAGGAACAAATAGTCAGGGCTGATGGTCACAGAGGCACAATGGAGTTCACCCTGAGGTCCCCTCCACTGCTTTTGTATCTCAGTGACACTGGTAAAATTGTCCATCAGAAGTTACTATCTAGCACTAAAGCAGACCAGAAACCGACGACTGCCGCAGATAAACCACACAAGCAGGTGATTTTCAAAGCAAAACACAGGACTGGGCACAAAAGCAGATGGAAAAGGGAATCTCCGAAAAGCAAACGAGGTGATAAAAGCCTCGATAGCCACCTGCCTGAGCTACTGTCCAGCTCTGAGTTTCCAACAACTGACTGTGCCTTGTATGATTTCAGGGTGCGATTTAGTCAGCTTAAACTTGATCACTGGATTGTTTTTCCTCCCAAGTACAACCCTAGGTACTGCAAAGGTATCTGCCCAAGAACCATGGGCTTTATATATGGCTCCCCTGTCCATACCATGGTGCAAAACATCATATATGAGAAGTTAGATTCCTCTGTGCCCAGACCGTCATGTATTCCCTCCCATTACAGCCCGCTGAGCGTCATGATCTTTGAAGAGGATGGCTCCTATGTCTACAAGGAGTTTGAAGACATGGTTGCCACTCGGTGTACATGTCGCTAA
- the ccng1 gene encoding cyclin-G1 yields MIDTVVGPGALPFAVQLKSLMDLEGRYQPKLTGLRLIESAQDNGLRMTSRLRELEVKDLLSLTRFFGFSSETFSLAISLLDRFLSVMKIQPKHLSCVGLCCFYIAVKSSEEEKNVPLANDLIRISQNRFTVSDMMRMEKIIMEKLYWKVKAPTALRFLRLFHSHIQEQLDAESKKILSLERLEAQLKACHCSFVFSKIKPSLLALALVCFEAWDKHDPEHSDKISEALSSLQQQMNIKDGDLVCMRELVGKCLTEYATTKCSKPIRQRLRWTISGRTARQLKHSYYKITHLPTIPESAC; encoded by the exons aTGATTGACACAGTAGTAGGACCTGGAGCACTGCCTTTTGCAGTTCAGCTGAAATCTTTGATGGATCTCGAAGGCCGATACCAGCCAAAACTAACCGGCCTAAGACTCATTGAGAGCGCCCAGGACAACGGCCTCAGGATGACCTCCAGACTTAGGGAGCTGGAGGTGAAGGACCTGCTCTCCCTCACCAGGTTCTTTGGTTTCAGTTCTGAGACATTCTCACTGGCCATCAGCTTGCTGGATCGATTCCTTTCTGTTATGAAG ATTCAGCCGAAGCACCTGTCATGTGTGGGCTTGTGTTGCTTCTACATCGCTGTGAAGTCCTCAGAAGAGGAGAAGAACGTGCCTCTAGCCAATGACCTGATCCGCATTAGTCAGAATCGCTTTACAGTGTCTGACATGATGAGGATGGAGAAGATCATCATGGAGAAGCTCTATTGGAAGGTGAAAGCCCCGACAGCCCTTCGCTTTCTCCGCCTGTTTCACAGTCACATCCAGGAGCAGCTCGATGCTGAGAG TAAGAAGATCCTGAGTCTTGAGAGACTGGAGGCTCAGCTTAAAGCATGTCACTGCTCATTTGTCTTCTCCAAAATAAAG CCCTCTTTGCTTGCTTTAGCTCTGGTGTGTTTTGAGGCCTGGGATAAACATGACCCTGAGCACAGTGACAAAATATCTGAGGCCCTGAGTAGCTTGCAGCAGCAGATGAAT ATTAAAGATGGGGACCTGGTTTGCATGCGGGAGTTGGTTGGGAAGTGCCTGACTGAATACGCCACCACTAAATGTTCCAAACCAATCAGGCAGAGACTCCGCTGGACTATTTCAGGGAGAACGGCACGCCAGCTGAAGCACAGCTACTATAAGATCACCCATCTCCCCACCATACCTGAGTCAGCTTGTTAa
- the gabra6a gene encoding gamma-aminobutyric acid receptor subunit alpha-6a isoform X2: MILSINVVIFICHANVHGNEREKINSDDITRILDRLLDGYDNRLRPGSGGGVTEVKTDIFVTSFGPVSDVEMEYTMDMFFRQTWVDERLKFEGPTEILRLNNLMVDKIWTPDTFFRNSKKSISHNMTTPNKLFRIMKNGTVLYTMRLTISAECPMRLMDFPMDGHACPLRFGSYAYTSSEIMFTWKKGPVASVDCPKESMSLLQYDLVGQTLSSEIFKANTGHYSVQVVHFHLQRKLGYYLIQTYIPLIMVVVLSQVSFWINKESVPARTVAGITTVLTMTTLSISARQSLPKVSYATAMDWFIAVCFAFVASALVEFAAVNYFATLQANRLKKQKARQDKLEVLATGSDDDDTVSPESSPRGGLKRRNHSVCRSEPDDAPPLPIFLQQGSAFPQIPQLAGTSPIDKYARILFPLAFALFNLVYWYIYLAKDTMEQARDTDTTS, translated from the exons ATGATCCTGTCAATAAATGTAGTTATTTTTATCTG TCATGCTAATGTTCATGGAAATGAGAGGGAGAAGATTAATTCAGATGACATTACTCGTATTTTGGATCGATTACTGGATGGTTATGACAACAGACTGCGACCTGGATCTGGag GTGGAGTTACAGAGGTGAAAACAGACATATTTGTCACCAGTTTTGGACCTGTTTCAGATGTTGAGATG GAGTACACCATGGACATGTTCTTCCGTCAGACGTGGGTGGATGAGCGGCTGAAATTTGAGGGCCCAACTGAAATCCTGCGGTTGAACAACCTCATGGTGGATAAGATCTGGACCCCAGACACTTTCTTCCGCAACTCTAAGAAGTCCATATCCCATAACATGACCACACCAAACAAGCTTTTCCGCATCATGAAGAATGGGACAGTCCTGTATACTATGAG ACTGACAATCAGTGCAGAGTGTCCAATGAGACTGATGGACTTCCCCATGGATGGACACGCCTGTCCTCTCAGGTTTGGAAGCT ATGCCTACACCAGTAGTGAAATTATGTTCACCTGGAAGAAGGGACCAGTTGCATCAGTCGATTGTCCCAAAGAGTCCATGAGTCTCCTTCAGTATGACCTGGTGGGACAGACTTTGTCCAGTGAGATTTTCAAAGCGAACACAG GTCACTACTCTGTGCAGGTGGTCCATTTCCATCTCCAGAGGAAGCTGGGATATTACCTCATACAGACCTATATTCCCCTTATAATGGTAGTTGTTCTCTCACAAGTCTCTTTCTGGATCAACAAGGAATCTGTTCCTGCTCGCACAGTTGCTG GCATCACCACAGTGCTGACCATGACCACTTTGAGCATCAGTGCCCGACAGTCGCTTCCCAAAGTGTCCTATGCCACTGCCATGGATTGGTTTATAGCTGTGTGTTTTGCCTTTGTGGCGTCCGCTCTCGTTGAGTTTGCAGCAGTAAATTACTTCGCCACCCTGCAGGCCAATCGTCTGAAGAAGCAGAAAGCCAGACAGGACAAGCTGGAGGTGCTGGCTACTGGCAGTGACGATGATGACACTGTATCG CCGGAGAGCAGCCCTCGTGGAGGCCTCAAGAGGAGGAACCACTCGGTTTGTCGCAGTGAGCCTGATGATGCTCCCCCACTGCCAATCTTCCTCCAACAGGGCTCAGCTTTTCCTCAAATCCCACAGTTGGCTGGCACCAGCCCTATTGACAAGTACGCCCGCATCCTGTTCCCCCTGGCCTTCGCACTCTTCAACCTAGTTTACTGGTACATCTACCTGGCCAAAGACACCATGGAGCAAGCCAG GGACACAGATACGACCTCTTAA
- the LOC115426696 gene encoding septin-8-A-like isoform X1 yields the protein MAANDVDVFANEEKRNLELGGHVGFDSLPDQLVSKSVAQGFCFNILCVGETGIGKSTLMNTLFNTTFENEEASHYESEVQLRPQTFDLQESNVNLKLTVVHTVGFGDQINKEDSYKPILEYIDAQFEKYLEEELKIKRSLYNYHDTRIHICLYFIAPTGHSLKSLDLVTMKKLDSKVNIIPVISKADTVSKGELDKLKIKIMSELVSNGVQIYQFPTEDEAVAEINSSMNSYLPFAVVGSVDDVKVGNKMVKARLYPWDQYRVMENENHCDFVKLREMLLRVNMEDLREQTHARHYELYRRCKLEEMGFKDTDPDSQSFSLQETYEAKRKEFLVELQRKEEEMRQMFVNKVKETEAELKEKEKELHDRFEQLKRMHQEEKKNLEEKRRELEEEMNAFNRRKVAAETLMGQALQGCSQPFKKDKDKKNFFSLPSACSLTSGRNLN from the exons ATGGCGGCCAATGATGTGGATGTGTTCGCT AATGAAGAAAAGCgcaacctggagcttggaggtcatGTGGGGTTTGACAGTCTTCCAGATCAGCTGGTCAGCAAATCAGTTGCCCAGGGTTTCTGCTTCAACATCCTCTGTGTAG gtgagaCCGGAATTGGCAAATCCACATTAATGAACACACTTTTCAATACAACATTCGAAAATGAAGAAGCCAGCCACTATGAGAGTGAGGTGCAGCTACGACCCCAAACATTTGATCTGCAGGAGAGCAACGTCAACCTGAAGCTGACCGTGGTGcacactgttggatttggagaCCAGATCAACAAAGAGGATAG CTATAAACCCATTCTTGAGTACATTGATGCCCAGTTTGAAAAGTATCTTGAGGAGGAGCTTAAAATAAAACGCTCTCTGTATAACTACCATGATACGAGAATCCACATCTGCCTGTACTTCATTGCTCCTACTGGACATTCCCTGAAGTCCCTGGATCTCGTCACAATGAAGAAACTGGACAGCAAG GTGAACATCATCCCTGTCATCTCAAAAGCAGACACGGTATCCAAGGGTGAACTAGACAAATTAAAGATCAAGATTATGAGTGAGCTGGTCAGCAATGGAGTGCAGATATATCAGTTTCCAACTGAGGATGAGGCTGTTGCAGAGATTAACTCTTCCATGAAT AGTTATCTTCCTTTTGCTGTGGTTGGAAGTGTAGACGACGTTAAAGTAGGCAATAAGATGGTGAAAGCAAGGCTGTACCCCTGGGATCAGTACAGGGTGA TGGAGAATGAAAATCACTGCGATTTTGTGAAGCTGAGAGAGATGCTACTGCGTGTGAATATGGAGGATCTCCGTGAGCAAACACATGCCCGGCACTATGAACTTTACCGTCGCTGCAAGCTGGAAGAGATGGGCTTCAAGGACACAGACCCAGACAGCCAGTCGTTCAG CCTTCAGGAGACCTATGAGGCCAAAAGGAAAGAATTCCTTGTAGAGCTGCAGCGCAAAGAggaagaaatgagacagatgtttgtcaacaaagtaaaagagaCAGAAGCagagctgaaagaaaaagaaaaagag CTTCATGACAGGTTTGAGCAGCTCAAACGGATGCaccaggaagagaagaagaacctGGAGGAGAAAAGACGAGAACTGGAGGAGGAGATGAATGCGTTCAATAGAAGAAAGGTTGCAGCAGAGACGCTGATGGGCCAGGCTCTCCAAGGCTGCTCACAGCCTTTTAAGAAGGACAAAGACAAGAAGAA CTTCTTTAGTCTCCCCTCTGCGTGCTCCTTAACCTCAGGAAGGAATTTGAATTAG
- the LOC115426696 gene encoding septin-8-A-like isoform X2 translates to MAANDVDVFANEEKRNLELGGHVGFDSLPDQLVSKSVAQGFCFNILCVGETGIGKSTLMNTLFNTTFENEEASHYESEVQLRPQTFDLQESNVNLKLTVVHTVGFGDQINKEDSYKPILEYIDAQFEKYLEEELKIKRSLYNYHDTRIHICLYFIAPTGHSLKSLDLVTMKKLDSKVNIIPVISKADTVSKGELDKLKIKIMSELVSNGVQIYQFPTEDEAVAEINSSMNSYLPFAVVGSVDDVKVGNKMVKARLYPWDQYRVMENENHCDFVKLREMLLRVNMEDLREQTHARHYELYRRCKLEEMGFKDTDPDSQSFSLQETYEAKRKEFLVELQRKEEEMRQMFVNKVKETEAELKEKEKELHDRFEQLKRMHQEEKKNLEEKRRELEEEMNAFNRRKVAAETLMGQALQGCSQPFKKDKDKKKLTCQTVSQAGALLFTYDWSHRCSHHVQCG, encoded by the exons ATGGCGGCCAATGATGTGGATGTGTTCGCT AATGAAGAAAAGCgcaacctggagcttggaggtcatGTGGGGTTTGACAGTCTTCCAGATCAGCTGGTCAGCAAATCAGTTGCCCAGGGTTTCTGCTTCAACATCCTCTGTGTAG gtgagaCCGGAATTGGCAAATCCACATTAATGAACACACTTTTCAATACAACATTCGAAAATGAAGAAGCCAGCCACTATGAGAGTGAGGTGCAGCTACGACCCCAAACATTTGATCTGCAGGAGAGCAACGTCAACCTGAAGCTGACCGTGGTGcacactgttggatttggagaCCAGATCAACAAAGAGGATAG CTATAAACCCATTCTTGAGTACATTGATGCCCAGTTTGAAAAGTATCTTGAGGAGGAGCTTAAAATAAAACGCTCTCTGTATAACTACCATGATACGAGAATCCACATCTGCCTGTACTTCATTGCTCCTACTGGACATTCCCTGAAGTCCCTGGATCTCGTCACAATGAAGAAACTGGACAGCAAG GTGAACATCATCCCTGTCATCTCAAAAGCAGACACGGTATCCAAGGGTGAACTAGACAAATTAAAGATCAAGATTATGAGTGAGCTGGTCAGCAATGGAGTGCAGATATATCAGTTTCCAACTGAGGATGAGGCTGTTGCAGAGATTAACTCTTCCATGAAT AGTTATCTTCCTTTTGCTGTGGTTGGAAGTGTAGACGACGTTAAAGTAGGCAATAAGATGGTGAAAGCAAGGCTGTACCCCTGGGATCAGTACAGGGTGA TGGAGAATGAAAATCACTGCGATTTTGTGAAGCTGAGAGAGATGCTACTGCGTGTGAATATGGAGGATCTCCGTGAGCAAACACATGCCCGGCACTATGAACTTTACCGTCGCTGCAAGCTGGAAGAGATGGGCTTCAAGGACACAGACCCAGACAGCCAGTCGTTCAG CCTTCAGGAGACCTATGAGGCCAAAAGGAAAGAATTCCTTGTAGAGCTGCAGCGCAAAGAggaagaaatgagacagatgtttgtcaacaaagtaaaagagaCAGAAGCagagctgaaagaaaaagaaaaagag CTTCATGACAGGTTTGAGCAGCTCAAACGGATGCaccaggaagagaagaagaacctGGAGGAGAAAAGACGAGAACTGGAGGAGGAGATGAATGCGTTCAATAGAAGAAAGGTTGCAGCAGAGACGCTGATGGGCCAGGCTCTCCAAGGCTGCTCACAGCCTTTTAAGAAGGACAAAGACAAGAAGAA GCTGACCTGCCAGACTGTATCTCAGGCAGGGGCACTTCTGTTTACATACGACTGGTCTCACCGATGCTCACACCATGTGCAATGTGGATGA
- the sowahab gene encoding ankyrin repeat domain-containing protein SOWAHA, whose amino-acid sequence MALTQECVLSFLLEHGGKVRNTELVNSFRSHINCTDPAEKQHNRDLFKKLVNSVAVVKQIDEVKFVVVKKRYQDFVKEAANDAQAAKTHSDDSFSSQNTSFSYTSPRRSDSVKAIYSDIENNNTTYVLNINGNYHRDAGCEREDGSVCRGVGSVDTTTVKVLNLSGDQAIRAGKSGAVFAVIAVKSPPRITSASVTHDDPHAQVSQHKPAEKPNNVPAPSVPSAPAHCPPHRKDASGWKTRHTEEMQPPNFTQVRIQNKSLRHGEDARYSEAVPLEPLAHEWLVKCAAGLWGQIYALLLKDTRLAQKKDFMSGFTALHWAAKDGNREMINKLMDISKKRSTYVNINSKAHGGYTPLHIAAIHGHIDVMLLLVQRYGANVSERDNDGKKAWHYLGKGVSAEVRALLGGLPHSKYTEKTEGDEYREHTRGFNTISKLFQPHIGKKQKTSTRLAHEW is encoded by the coding sequence ATGGCTTTAACCCAGGAGTGTGTTCTGTCTTTTCTGCTGGAACACGGAGGTAAAGTGAGGAACACGGAGCTGGTCAACTCTTTCAGGAGCCACATCAACTGCACCGATCCCGCGGAAAAGCAGCACAATAGGGACCTGTTCAAGAAGTTGGTGAACAGCGTCGCGGTGGTGAAACAGATCGACGAGGTGAAGTTTGTAGTGGTGAAGAAAAGGTACCAGGACTTTGTCAAAGAGGCGGCGAATGATGCCCAGGCTGCAAAAACACACTCGGATGACAGCTTCTCAAGCCAAAACACCAGCTTTTCTTACACATCTCCTCGTCGATCGGACTCAGTCAAGGCCATTTACTCGGACATCGAGAACAATAACACAACATACGTCTTAAACATCAATGGTAATTATCACAGGGATGCGGGATGTGAGCGCGAAGACGGATCGGTGTGCAGAGGCGTCGGGAGTGTGGACACAACTACGGTCAAAGTCCTGAATCTCTCCGGCGATCAAGCGATCAGAGCGGGTAAGTCTGGAGCTGTGTTCGCCGTCATAGCAGTGAAATCCCCCCCGAGGATCACATCTGCATCGGTAACACACGATGATCCACATGCACAAGTGTCCCAGCATAAACCTGCAGAGAAACCAAATAATGTCCCTGCACCATCAGTCCCATCTGCGCCTGCCCACTGTCCACCTCACAGAAAGGATGCATCAGGTTGGAAGACCAGGCACACAGAGGAGATGCAACCCCCTAACTTTACCCAAGTCAGGATCCAAAACAAGAGTCTAAGACACGGAGAGGATGCCAGGTACTCAGAGGCAGTGcccttggagcctttagcccatgAGTGGTTGGTGAAGTGTGCTGCAGGGCTGTGGGGTCAGATCTATGCTCTGCTGCTGAAGGACACAAGGTTAGCACAGAAAAAAGACTTCATGTCAGGTTTCACAGCACTGCACTGGGCTGCCAAGGATGGTAACCGTGAAATGATTAATAAACTGATGGATATTTCCAAGAAAAGAAGCACTTATGTCAACATCAACAGCAAAGCACATGGAGGATACACACCTTTGCACATCGCAGCCATCCACGGACACATTGATGTGATGCTCCTGCTTGTGCAAAGGTATGGAGCTAATGTCAGTGAGAGGGATAATGATGGAAAGAAGGCATGGCACTACCTCGGTAAAGGTGTGTCAGCTGAGGTACGAGCACTTCTAGGGGGGCTGCCACACAGCAAGTACACAGAAAAGACAGAAGGTGATGAGTATAGAGAGCACACAAGAGGCTTCAACACTATTAGTAAACTGTTCCAGCCTCACATAGGGAAGAAGCAAAAAACAAGCACCAGGCTAGCCCATGAATGGTGA
- the gabra6a gene encoding gamma-aminobutyric acid receptor subunit alpha-6a isoform X1, with product MILSINVVIFIWWINHANVHGNEREKINSDDITRILDRLLDGYDNRLRPGSGGGVTEVKTDIFVTSFGPVSDVEMEYTMDMFFRQTWVDERLKFEGPTEILRLNNLMVDKIWTPDTFFRNSKKSISHNMTTPNKLFRIMKNGTVLYTMRLTISAECPMRLMDFPMDGHACPLRFGSYAYTSSEIMFTWKKGPVASVDCPKESMSLLQYDLVGQTLSSEIFKANTGHYSVQVVHFHLQRKLGYYLIQTYIPLIMVVVLSQVSFWINKESVPARTVAGITTVLTMTTLSISARQSLPKVSYATAMDWFIAVCFAFVASALVEFAAVNYFATLQANRLKKQKARQDKLEVLATGSDDDDTVSPESSPRGGLKRRNHSVCRSEPDDAPPLPIFLQQGSAFPQIPQLAGTSPIDKYARILFPLAFALFNLVYWYIYLAKDTMEQARDTDTTS from the exons ATGATCCTGTCAATAAATGTAGTTATTTTTATCTGGTGGATAAA TCATGCTAATGTTCATGGAAATGAGAGGGAGAAGATTAATTCAGATGACATTACTCGTATTTTGGATCGATTACTGGATGGTTATGACAACAGACTGCGACCTGGATCTGGag GTGGAGTTACAGAGGTGAAAACAGACATATTTGTCACCAGTTTTGGACCTGTTTCAGATGTTGAGATG GAGTACACCATGGACATGTTCTTCCGTCAGACGTGGGTGGATGAGCGGCTGAAATTTGAGGGCCCAACTGAAATCCTGCGGTTGAACAACCTCATGGTGGATAAGATCTGGACCCCAGACACTTTCTTCCGCAACTCTAAGAAGTCCATATCCCATAACATGACCACACCAAACAAGCTTTTCCGCATCATGAAGAATGGGACAGTCCTGTATACTATGAG ACTGACAATCAGTGCAGAGTGTCCAATGAGACTGATGGACTTCCCCATGGATGGACACGCCTGTCCTCTCAGGTTTGGAAGCT ATGCCTACACCAGTAGTGAAATTATGTTCACCTGGAAGAAGGGACCAGTTGCATCAGTCGATTGTCCCAAAGAGTCCATGAGTCTCCTTCAGTATGACCTGGTGGGACAGACTTTGTCCAGTGAGATTTTCAAAGCGAACACAG GTCACTACTCTGTGCAGGTGGTCCATTTCCATCTCCAGAGGAAGCTGGGATATTACCTCATACAGACCTATATTCCCCTTATAATGGTAGTTGTTCTCTCACAAGTCTCTTTCTGGATCAACAAGGAATCTGTTCCTGCTCGCACAGTTGCTG GCATCACCACAGTGCTGACCATGACCACTTTGAGCATCAGTGCCCGACAGTCGCTTCCCAAAGTGTCCTATGCCACTGCCATGGATTGGTTTATAGCTGTGTGTTTTGCCTTTGTGGCGTCCGCTCTCGTTGAGTTTGCAGCAGTAAATTACTTCGCCACCCTGCAGGCCAATCGTCTGAAGAAGCAGAAAGCCAGACAGGACAAGCTGGAGGTGCTGGCTACTGGCAGTGACGATGATGACACTGTATCG CCGGAGAGCAGCCCTCGTGGAGGCCTCAAGAGGAGGAACCACTCGGTTTGTCGCAGTGAGCCTGATGATGCTCCCCCACTGCCAATCTTCCTCCAACAGGGCTCAGCTTTTCCTCAAATCCCACAGTTGGCTGGCACCAGCCCTATTGACAAGTACGCCCGCATCCTGTTCCCCCTGGCCTTCGCACTCTTCAACCTAGTTTACTGGTACATCTACCTGGCCAAAGACACCATGGAGCAAGCCAG GGACACAGATACGACCTCTTAA